The following coding sequences are from one Gossypium raimondii isolate GPD5lz chromosome 4, ASM2569854v1, whole genome shotgun sequence window:
- the LOC105780517 gene encoding proline-rich receptor-like protein kinase PERK13, with amino-acid sequence MSELEESLTLENNTSSPSPPSPSKDSKSNEESKDGNSTPPSNWSPSPPSAGDDVSNKKASSSSSNNESFDQSPPSPPPKKSSPPTSSPSPETPPNPSNKQSPPSPSPPPSSSSPPPSPPPPPSPPPPQEQSPPPSSPTLSKKQSPLSPSPSPPPPKKQSSPPSSPPPPKQKSSPPSDSFSRNSPQSPSGKSPLPPPPLLTTSPPQPPSSETSKSLYPSPAFSSQAPNVATKTLSELSPHASAIRPPSPPQSSSNDQKGLSIPKNAKYDVMIDATVVGAFFIVAFIALFFFVRKKGKKKEASTPPPTNIEVKSDAACYNPQLDGLDSTLVNGSETQRLNNYHGPESGIIAGSKTFFTYEELMEMTDGFARDNIVGEGGFGCVYKGRMPDGRFVAVKRLKVGNGQGEREFKAEVEIISRIHHRHLVSLVGYCISENQRLLIYDFVRNKTLEHHLHGKGMPVLEWAQRMKIAIGAAKGLAYLHEDCHPRIIHRDIKSANILLEDDFEAQVADFGLARLNDSSQSHVSTRVMGTFGYLAPEYASSGKLTDRSDVFSFGVVLLELITGRQPVDPTQPLGDESLVEWARPLLIQALETSDFSEIIDARLEKRYVESEVLMMIEAAAACVRRSATKRPRMALVVRALDFDGSDLTNGVKVGQSTVYDSAKYSEEILNFRRMALGSDNSSESDVYSDEFTSREISRGQPSWRSECSSSEFTSDESELQPIKKNGSGYSDNGASGNYSGSRFK; translated from the exons ATGTCGGAGTTGGAGGAGTCGTTGACGCTTGAAAACAATACGTCAAGCCCTTCTCCTCCGTCACCATCAAAAGACtcaaaatcaaatgaagaatcGAAAGATGGTAATTCAACGCCACCGTCGAATTGGAGCCCTTCACCGCCGAGTGCTGGTGATgatgtttctaataaaaaagcatcttcatcatcttcaaaCAACGAGTCGTTTGACCAATCACCACCTTCGCCACCGCCGAAAAAGAGTTCACCCCCTACGTCGTCACCATCGCCGGAGACACCTCCTAATCCTTCTAATAAGCAATCACCTCCTTCACCATCACcaccaccatcatcatcatcaccaccaCCTtcacctcctcctcctccttctcctcctcctcctcagGAACAATCTCCACCACCTTCATCTCCTACCCTTTCGAAGAAACAATCACCTCTTTCACCGTCACCATCACCGCCACCTCCTAAGAAACAATCATCACCACCTTCATCACCTCCTCCTCCTAAGCAAAAATCATCACCACCTTCAGATAGCTTTTCTAGGAACTCACCACAATCTCCGTCGGGAAAATCACCCCTTCCTCCCCCACCTCTTCTGACAACTAGTCCACCACAACCACCATCTTCCGAAACTTCAAAATCACTATATCCTTCACCTGCATTTTCATCCCAAGCACCAAATGTTGCCACTAAAACATTGTCGGAACTTTCTCCTCACGCGTCAGCTATTCGTCCACCAAGCCCACCGCAAAGCTCCTCTAATGATCAAAAAGGACTTTCTATTCCGAAAAACGCTAAATATGATGTTATGATTGATGCGACGGTGGTAGGGGCTTTTTTCATCGTAGCATTCATTGCCTTGTTTTTCTTTGTgaggaaaaaagggaaaaagaaagaagccTCCACGCCGCCACCTACTAATATTGAAGTGAAATCAg ATGCGGCCTGCTATAATCCTCAACTTGATGGCCTGGATTCAACTTTGGTGAACGGTTCGGAGACTCAAAGATTGAATAATTACCACGGTCCAGAATCGGGTATCATAGCCGGTTCCAAGACATTCTTCACGTACGAAGAGTTGATGGAAATGACCGACGGGTTCGCTCGTGACAACATTGTTGGTGAGGGCGGGTTCGGGTGCGTGTACAAGGGTCGTATGCCCGACGGGAGGTTTGTGGCCGTTAAGCGATTGAAGGTAGGTAATGGGCAAGGCGAACGAGAGTTCAAGGCCGAAGTTGAGATCATAAGCCGTATTCATCATAGGCATTTGGTCTCTTTGGTTGGATACTGCATATCTGAGAATCAAAGGCTGCTAATATATGATTTCGTGAGAAATAAAACCCTTGAACATCATTTGCATG GTAAAGGAATGCCAGTGCTTGAATGGGCCCAAAGAATGAAGATTGCAATAGGAGCAGCCAAGGGTTTGGCATACTTACATGAGGATT GTCATCCAAGAATTATCCATAGGGACATTAAGTCAGCAAACATTCTATTGGAAGACGATTTTGAAGCACAG GTGGCAGACTTTGGACTTGCCAGACTTAATGATTCTAGTCAATCCCATGTTTCAACTCGTGTGATGGGAACATTCGG GTATTTGGCACCAGAGTATGCATCAAGTGGGAAGTTGACGGATAGATCTGATGTTTTCTCATTTGGAGTTGTGCTTTTAGAACTTATAACGGGTCGACAACCTGTTGATCCGACTCAGCCTCTGGGTGATGAAAGTTTGGTCGAATGG GCACGACCTCTCCTCATTCAAGCCCTTGAAACTAGTGATTTTAGTGAAATAATTGATGCAAGGCTTGAAAAGCGTTACGTAGAGAGTGAGGTATTAATGATGATCGAGGCAGCCGCCGCTTGTGTGCGGCGTTCCGCCACAAAACGGCCTCGCATGGCGTTG GTGGTAAGAGCATTGGACTTTGATGGATCTGATCTAACAAATGGAGTAAAAGTCGGTCAGAGCACTGTTTATGATTCCGCTAAGTATAGTGAAGAAATTTTGAACTTCAGGAGGATGGCACTTGGTAGTGACAACAGCTCGGAATCGGACGTTTACAGTGACGAGTTCACTTCAAGAGAAATATCACGTGGACAACCTTCATGGAGGTCCGAATGTAGTTCAAGCGAATTTACGAGCGACGAATCAGAGCTTCAacctattaaaaaaaatggtagTGGATATAGTGACAATGGCGCATCGGGGAACTACAGCGGCAGTCGCTTCAAATGA
- the LOC105780518 gene encoding uncharacterized protein LOC105780518, producing MQAVNPSLSQFTGTAFPVAAGGFNRDFGVKVQIGDDESSKQLEMEEKEEEEFSFECLNPDGSLISADDVFLNGKIRPVYPFSNEDLVFANGNGSVSKPEDCEMSVRTLLKKVFVEGSPETTSSSETTGPYRRIVEKTLPDTCKKSNSTGFSKLWRFKDFMIRSNSDGKDAFVFFNHTTSSSSGTSSVKAEMKSEKPKATIKQKSSKTTSAHEKLYVKNRATREGEKRRSFLPYKQFGFFTNVNKLSRNLHPF from the coding sequence ATGCAAGCAGTGAATCCTTCTTTGTCTCAGTTCACTGGAACTGCTTTTCCGGTCGCTGCCGGTGGTTTTAACCGTGACTTTGGAGTTAAAGTGCAGATCGGAGACGACGAGTCGAGCAAACAGCTTGAAAtggaagagaaagaagaagaagaattttcGTTTGAATGTTTAAATCCCGACGGTTCGCTGATATCGGCCGACGACGTTTTCCTTAACGGTAAGATCCGTCCGGTTTATCCGTTTTCTAACGAAGATCTTGTTTTCGCTAACGGAAACGGTTCCGTCTCAAAGCCTGAAGATTGTGAAATGTCTGTAAGGACTCTATTGAAGAAGGTTTTCGTTGAAGGTTCGCCGGAAACGACGTCGTCGTCGGAAACAACGGGACCGTACCGGAGGATCGTGGAGAAAACGTTGCCGGACACGTGTAAGAAGAGCAATTCAACGGGATTTTCAAAGCTTTGGAGGTTTAAAGATTTCATGATTCGAAGTAATAGCGACGGTAAAGACGCCTTCGTGTTTTTTAACCATACGACGTCGTCGTCTTCTGGTACTTCGTCGGTAAAAGCTGAAATGAAAAGCGAAAAACCAAAGGCGACGATAAAACAGAAGAGTAGCAAAACGACGTCAGCTCATGAAAAGCTTTATGTTAAAAACAGAGCAACGAGGGAAGGGGAAAAACGACGGTCGTTTTTGCCGTATAAGCAATTTGGGTTTTTTACTAACGTTAATAAGCTAAGCAGAAATCTTCAtcctttttag